The Fulvivirga ligni genome window below encodes:
- a CDS encoding RICIN domain-containing protein: MKNLNLKTLWRKLCITALALLLCSQLSWSQMSGNPILSGDHPDPEIRMFNGKYYIYPTATQGNTDFHAFSSNDLTNWVDEGAIFSVGRDCSWANVNGWAPSVISRNGKYYLYYTAETKIGCAISNSPTGPFVDIGYPFIGSDPYTVDIIDAMAFIDDDGQAYLYYGGSNGSRMVVRRLNPDMISFASGPMDITPPNYTEAPFLVKRDGIYYMTYSNGAWYNASYNVQYATSSSPTGPWTYRGSILSSSDQITGPGHHSIVQIPGCDDYYMVYHRYDNGNYGFRSCNIDKMYFDPDGSIRKVDMTNSGVQARAPYGGECSTGNVFSGATYKLIHKGTNQCLDVDSNSPSPNANVHQWTSNTTTAQQWVITLQADGHYKLKHKGTDQCLDVVNNSATPGTNVIQYTDNGNDAQRWMLRAMADGYYKLVHKNTSQCLDVSGNSSSDGANVQQWNDNGNNAQRWKLQIVSSAEIISGAIYELEPQCAPGKRLDVASGSNTNGANVQIYERNNNIAQAWQIVGVGNGLYEIIPQCATGRRLDVAGGQDQAGSNMHIWESYSNTAQRFRFIDQGNGYYEIEPECAPGKRLDVANISQDNNTNVLMWNDLNNAAQRWKLILKSQNAIAAKTASAENIDMNDAAQRPYPNPFKNEIHFPVASSTSKDILLIITDISGKVIVNKTITRNQEASHVLWNGKNDSGQSVVEGMYFYKVISEESIITGSILKQ; encoded by the coding sequence GTGAAAAATTTAAACCTCAAAACCCTCTGGAGAAAGCTTTGCATTACAGCACTGGCTCTTCTTCTATGTTCTCAATTATCATGGTCACAAATGAGTGGCAATCCCATTTTATCTGGAGATCATCCTGACCCTGAAATAAGGATGTTTAATGGCAAATACTATATTTATCCTACGGCAACCCAAGGCAATACAGACTTCCATGCTTTCTCCTCCAATGACCTTACTAACTGGGTCGATGAAGGCGCTATATTTTCAGTAGGTAGAGATTGCAGCTGGGCCAATGTGAACGGATGGGCTCCGTCTGTGATCTCTAGAAATGGAAAATATTATTTGTATTACACCGCCGAAACTAAAATTGGCTGTGCAATAAGCAATAGTCCAACCGGTCCTTTCGTAGATATTGGTTACCCCTTCATTGGGTCTGATCCTTATACGGTAGACATTATAGACGCCATGGCCTTTATAGATGACGACGGTCAGGCCTATCTTTACTATGGTGGTTCCAATGGGTCAAGAATGGTGGTCCGCAGACTTAATCCAGACATGATCTCCTTCGCCTCAGGCCCCATGGATATCACTCCACCAAATTATACTGAAGCTCCTTTTCTCGTAAAAAGAGATGGCATTTACTACATGACCTATTCTAATGGCGCCTGGTATAACGCCTCGTACAATGTGCAATATGCAACCTCCTCCTCTCCCACTGGCCCCTGGACTTATCGCGGTTCCATATTATCCTCCTCTGATCAGATTACCGGACCGGGGCACCATTCTATAGTTCAAATACCCGGCTGTGACGATTATTATATGGTTTACCATAGATATGACAATGGCAACTACGGCTTCAGAAGCTGCAACATTGATAAAATGTATTTTGATCCGGATGGCTCTATCAGAAAAGTAGATATGACTAACTCAGGAGTGCAGGCTCGTGCTCCTTATGGTGGTGAATGTTCTACAGGAAATGTATTCTCTGGAGCTACATACAAATTGATCCATAAAGGAACTAACCAATGCCTGGATGTGGACAGCAACAGCCCATCACCGAATGCAAATGTGCATCAATGGACCAGCAACACTACCACAGCTCAGCAGTGGGTCATCACCCTGCAAGCTGACGGACATTACAAACTAAAGCATAAGGGCACCGATCAATGCCTTGATGTAGTTAACAATAGTGCTACGCCAGGCACCAATGTTATTCAATACACAGACAACGGAAATGATGCACAGCGATGGATGTTAAGAGCCATGGCCGATGGCTATTATAAGCTCGTGCATAAAAACACCTCTCAATGTCTGGATGTCTCAGGCAACAGCAGTTCCGATGGCGCTAATGTGCAACAATGGAATGATAACGGCAACAATGCTCAGCGATGGAAGCTCCAGATTGTATCATCAGCAGAAATCATCAGCGGTGCCATCTACGAATTAGAGCCTCAATGTGCCCCAGGCAAAAGATTAGATGTAGCCTCTGGCTCTAATACTAATGGTGCCAATGTTCAGATTTATGAACGCAATAATAACATAGCCCAGGCCTGGCAAATAGTAGGTGTTGGCAATGGCTTATATGAAATTATACCTCAATGCGCTACAGGTAGAAGACTCGATGTAGCAGGTGGGCAGGATCAGGCAGGCTCTAACATGCATATCTGGGAAAGCTATTCAAATACAGCTCAGCGTTTTCGATTTATAGATCAGGGGAATGGCTATTATGAAATAGAACCCGAATGCGCCCCTGGCAAAAGGTTGGATGTAGCAAATATCAGTCAGGACAACAATACAAATGTGCTCATGTGGAACGACCTCAATAATGCCGCACAACGATGGAAGTTAATCCTGAAATCTCAAAATGCCATTGCAGCTAAAACGGCTTCAGCAGAAAATATTGATATGAATGACGCTGCACAGAGACCATATCCAAATCCATTTAAAAATGAGATCCACTTTCCTGTGGCATCTAGTACGAGCAAGGATATTCTGTTAATAATCACTGATATAAGTGGAAAAGTGATTGTAAACAAAACTATAACCAGAAATCAAGAAGCATCACATGTGCTCTGGAATGGAAAAAATGATTCTGGACAATCAGTAGTTGAAGGCATGTATTTTTATAAAGTTATTTCAGAAGAAAGTATTATTACCGGATCAATATTGAAGCAATAA
- a CDS encoding Mrp/NBP35 family ATP-binding protein — protein MKFDKSDVLKALSTVDDPDLKKDLVTLNMIKDVEVFSDAVKFTVVLTTPACPLKEVIRKSCEDAIHNLISKDLQVDINMTSNVTTTRDSAPLLPNVKNIIAVSSGKGGVGKSTVAANLAVALAQEGAKVGIIDADIYGPSVPTMFNCEHEQPSVKQVNGKNIIVPLEQYGVKLISIGFLAPAENAVVWRGPMASSALKQFIGDTDWGELDYLIIDLPPGTSDIHLTLVQTVPVTGAVIVTTPQKVALADARKGMSMFRQPQINVPILGIIENMAYFTPEELPDSKYYIFGEGGGLNLSQKFDVPLLGQIPIVQSIRESGDSGYPAVLKEGKTKEAFHELAEAVARNVAIRNATIDETKKVEFKV, from the coding sequence ATGAAATTTGACAAATCAGACGTACTTAAAGCACTTTCTACGGTAGATGATCCTGACTTAAAGAAGGATTTGGTTACCCTGAATATGATTAAGGACGTAGAAGTTTTTAGTGACGCTGTAAAGTTTACAGTAGTGTTAACCACACCGGCTTGTCCGCTTAAAGAAGTGATTCGCAAAAGCTGCGAAGATGCTATTCATAACTTGATTAGCAAAGATCTTCAGGTAGACATCAATATGACATCTAATGTTACCACTACCAGAGACAGTGCTCCTTTATTACCTAATGTAAAGAATATTATAGCCGTTTCTTCTGGAAAAGGTGGTGTTGGTAAATCTACAGTGGCAGCTAACCTTGCAGTTGCCTTAGCTCAGGAAGGAGCAAAAGTAGGTATTATCGACGCAGACATTTACGGTCCTTCCGTGCCTACTATGTTTAACTGTGAGCACGAGCAGCCATCTGTAAAGCAGGTGAATGGCAAAAACATCATTGTGCCATTAGAGCAATATGGTGTAAAACTTATATCTATAGGTTTCCTTGCTCCGGCTGAGAACGCTGTGGTTTGGAGAGGTCCTATGGCCAGCTCAGCCTTGAAACAATTTATTGGAGATACTGACTGGGGTGAACTTGATTATTTGATCATAGATTTACCTCCAGGCACTAGTGATATACACCTTACTTTAGTACAAACTGTTCCTGTAACCGGAGCGGTGATTGTAACTACACCTCAGAAAGTGGCCCTTGCCGATGCCAGAAAGGGAATGTCTATGTTTAGGCAGCCACAAATTAATGTACCTATATTAGGTATCATTGAAAATATGGCTTATTTTACACCTGAGGAGCTACCAGACAGTAAATATTATATTTTTGGTGAAGGTGGTGGCCTGAACTTATCGCAAAAGTTCGATGTTCCTTTACTTGGTCAGATACCTATTGTACAAAGTATCAGAGAAAGCGGAGACAGTGGTTATCCTGCCGTATTAAAAGAGGGTAAAACCAAAGAAGCATTTCATGAATTAGCTGAGGCTGTAGCCAGAAATGTAGCTATCAGAAATGCCACAATAGACGAAACAAAAAAGGTAGAATTTAAAGTTTAA
- the surE gene encoding 5'/3'-nucleotidase SurE, translated as MSKPLILVSNDDGITSKGIRTLVEIMKELGDVIVVAPDSPQSGMGHAITIGNTLRLEENDIFEDVKAYECSGTPADCVKLAKHFVLKDRKPDLVVSGINHGSNTSISVLYSGTMSAAIEAAIEGMPAIGFSLCDYSADADFSHVRDYVKSIAETVLTKGMAKGMALNVNFPAKSKGAIKGVKICRQARAKWHEEFDQRHDPNGRRYFWMAGKFVNHDKGEDNDEWAIANNYVSVVPCLFDLTAHHAISTMNDEWDITV; from the coding sequence ATGAGCAAACCACTTATTCTGGTGTCAAATGACGATGGCATCACTTCTAAAGGTATACGTACTCTTGTAGAAATTATGAAAGAGCTGGGTGATGTTATCGTGGTAGCACCTGATAGCCCTCAGTCTGGAATGGGCCATGCCATTACAATAGGAAATACACTAAGATTAGAGGAGAACGATATTTTTGAAGATGTAAAGGCCTATGAATGTTCAGGAACTCCGGCCGACTGTGTGAAGCTGGCTAAGCACTTTGTGCTAAAAGACAGAAAGCCTGATCTGGTAGTGAGTGGAATAAATCATGGTAGCAATACTTCAATTAGCGTTTTATACAGCGGCACTATGTCTGCAGCTATAGAAGCAGCTATAGAAGGTATGCCAGCCATTGGCTTTTCCCTTTGTGATTATTCTGCTGATGCAGATTTTAGTCACGTTAGAGATTATGTAAAAAGTATTGCTGAAACGGTTTTAACTAAGGGTATGGCCAAAGGAATGGCCTTAAATGTAAACTTCCCAGCAAAGTCGAAAGGCGCGATCAAAGGAGTGAAGATATGCAGACAAGCCAGAGCTAAATGGCATGAGGAGTTTGATCAAAGACATGATCCTAATGGAAGAAGATATTTCTGGATGGCAGGGAAATTTGTAAATCATGACAAAGGTGAGGATAATGATGAATGGGCTATCGCCAATAACTATGTTTCTGTGGTGCCTTGCCTGTTTGATTTAACTGCGCACCATGCTATCAGCACCATGAATGATGAATGGGATATTACCGTTTAG
- a CDS encoding bifunctional 3,4-dihydroxy-2-butanone-4-phosphate synthase/GTP cyclohydrolase II: protein MSQENIKLNSIEEAVEDIKNGKVIIVVDDEDRENEGDFVCAAECITPEIVNFMATHGRGLICVPLDEERCNDLGLELMVGRNTAAFETPFTVSVDLIGHGCTTGISAHDRFKTIKALIDPETDPEELGKPGHIFPLRAKQGGVLRRAGHTEAAIDFARLAGFRPGGVLVEIMNEDGSMARLPDLVKVAERFDLKLVSIKDLIEYRVKKESLIKKEVDNVNMPTDYGDFKLVAYQQTNTGDNHLALIKGTWEPDEPVLVRVHSSCVTGDIFGSCRCDCGGQLHAAMEMVEKEGKGVVLYMNQEGRGIGLVNKLKAYKLQEEGLDTVEANLKLGFEMDKRDYGVGAQILRDLNIHKIRLISNNPKKRVGLIGYGLEIVENVGIEIAPNKHNQQYLQTKRDKMGHQILKNIK, encoded by the coding sequence ATGAGTCAGGAAAATATAAAGTTAAATAGCATAGAAGAAGCCGTTGAAGATATCAAAAACGGCAAAGTGATCATTGTAGTTGATGATGAGGACAGAGAGAACGAGGGAGACTTTGTTTGTGCGGCAGAATGTATCACACCGGAGATAGTCAATTTCATGGCCACCCACGGCAGGGGACTTATTTGTGTTCCCTTAGATGAAGAAAGATGTAATGATCTCGGCCTTGAGCTAATGGTAGGTAGAAATACCGCTGCCTTCGAAACTCCATTTACTGTTTCTGTCGATCTTATTGGGCACGGATGTACTACAGGTATTTCTGCTCATGACAGGTTCAAGACCATAAAAGCATTAATAGACCCTGAAACAGATCCTGAGGAGCTGGGTAAGCCTGGTCATATTTTCCCGTTAAGGGCAAAGCAAGGAGGGGTTCTTAGAAGGGCAGGACATACAGAAGCAGCCATTGACTTTGCTCGTCTGGCAGGTTTTAGACCTGGTGGTGTTTTAGTCGAGATCATGAATGAAGATGGTTCCATGGCGCGTTTACCTGACCTGGTAAAGGTAGCTGAAAGGTTCGATCTAAAACTTGTGTCTATCAAAGACCTGATAGAGTACAGGGTGAAGAAGGAGAGCCTGATTAAAAAAGAGGTAGACAACGTAAATATGCCTACCGATTATGGTGACTTTAAATTGGTGGCTTACCAGCAAACGAATACTGGTGACAATCATTTAGCATTAATAAAAGGTACCTGGGAACCTGATGAACCTGTTTTAGTAAGGGTGCATTCTTCATGCGTTACCGGAGATATCTTCGGCTCTTGCCGATGTGATTGCGGAGGTCAGCTTCATGCCGCCATGGAAATGGTAGAGAAAGAAGGCAAAGGAGTGGTTTTATATATGAATCAGGAAGGTCGTGGTATCGGCCTGGTAAATAAATTAAAAGCTTACAAGCTTCAGGAAGAAGGGTTAGATACAGTTGAAGCTAATTTAAAGCTTGGTTTTGAAATGGATAAGCGTGATTATGGTGTTGGTGCTCAGATTTTGAGAGACCTTAATATTCATAAAATCCGCCTTATCTCTAATAATCCTAAGAAAAGAGTTGGTTTAATAGGATATGGCCTGGAAATTGTGGAAAATGTAGGTATAGAAATAGCTCCAAATAAGCATAATCAGCAATATCTTCAAACCAAGAGAGATAAAATGGGGCACCAAATTTTAAAAAACATAAAATAA
- the dnaG gene encoding DNA primase, whose translation MISQATIDAVKDRVDIEDVISDFVSLKRKGQNLWACCPFHGEKTPSFSVSPAKGIFKCFGCGKAGDAITFVEEHDGLHYLEAIRYLANKYGIEVEEEAKTDEQIQHQNERDSLFIVLNYAKDYFQETLLKHDEGRSIGLSYFKERGFNEKIIDEFDLGYSLDQWDAFTKSALAKAYSEDMLEKAGLLVKKENKKYDRFRGRVIFPIHNISGKVIAFGARTLKKDAKPKYLNSPETEVYHKSKILYGIYQAKQAIRQMDNCYLVEGYTDVISLHQSDIANVVASSGTSLTDDQIKLIHRFTENITVLFDGDTAGLKAALRGVDMILEAGMNVRVIVFPEGEDPDSYSRKLGTSEFKKYLAENTKDLIAFKAALFAKDAANDPLKKAESIKEIVGSIGKIPDPIKRSVYVKETSRQLDIDEGTLFSELNKILIGDRKKKDKGKGKPEHPDLPDLPAEVVEAEKKVSAINPKDSQAAQERESVRILINYGFNEIEEEYRLHDYLLEQLEEIDFITPIYKEIVDEFKKELAEGRVPDSHYFIQNGSSEMKSVVVDLISERYDVSNNWNDKYEIFVPKENDILENVVFTNVLRLKFRVIQQLILDNLSKMKEAKDFDAEEHHFKIHAELKKSEMEIAKVLGIVVTR comes from the coding sequence TTGATATCACAAGCCACCATAGACGCAGTAAAAGACAGGGTAGACATTGAAGATGTTATATCTGATTTTGTGAGTTTGAAGCGTAAAGGTCAGAATCTTTGGGCCTGCTGTCCGTTTCATGGTGAGAAAACTCCATCCTTTTCAGTTTCTCCAGCAAAAGGAATATTCAAATGCTTCGGATGTGGTAAAGCCGGCGATGCCATTACTTTCGTAGAAGAGCACGACGGACTCCATTATCTTGAGGCCATCAGGTACCTGGCCAATAAATATGGGATTGAAGTAGAAGAAGAGGCTAAGACTGATGAGCAGATTCAGCATCAGAATGAAAGAGATAGTCTGTTTATAGTTCTTAATTATGCTAAAGACTACTTTCAGGAAACGCTTTTAAAACATGATGAAGGCCGGTCTATCGGGCTGAGCTACTTTAAGGAGCGTGGATTCAATGAAAAAATCATTGATGAGTTTGATCTTGGCTATAGTTTAGATCAGTGGGATGCTTTCACAAAATCGGCTCTGGCGAAGGCTTATAGTGAAGATATGCTGGAAAAAGCAGGTCTGCTGGTAAAAAAGGAAAATAAGAAATATGACCGTTTTAGAGGGCGGGTTATTTTTCCTATTCATAATATTTCAGGTAAGGTCATTGCGTTTGGTGCCAGAACATTAAAGAAAGACGCAAAGCCTAAGTATCTCAACTCTCCTGAAACAGAGGTTTATCATAAGAGTAAAATCCTTTATGGTATCTATCAGGCTAAGCAAGCCATCAGGCAGATGGATAATTGCTATCTGGTAGAAGGATATACCGATGTCATCTCACTGCACCAGTCTGATATAGCTAACGTTGTGGCCTCTTCAGGTACATCACTAACTGATGATCAGATCAAGCTTATTCATAGGTTTACAGAGAATATTACTGTTCTTTTTGATGGTGATACTGCAGGATTAAAAGCTGCACTTCGAGGTGTAGACATGATTCTGGAAGCCGGCATGAACGTGCGGGTGATTGTGTTCCCTGAAGGTGAAGATCCTGATAGTTACTCCAGAAAACTTGGTACTTCTGAGTTTAAAAAATACCTGGCTGAAAACACCAAAGACCTTATTGCCTTTAAGGCTGCCCTTTTTGCAAAGGATGCTGCTAATGATCCGCTGAAGAAGGCAGAATCTATCAAAGAGATAGTTGGCAGTATTGGTAAAATACCTGATCCTATTAAAAGGTCAGTTTATGTGAAAGAAACTTCTCGTCAGTTAGATATTGATGAGGGTACGCTTTTCTCTGAGCTCAATAAGATCTTAATAGGCGATCGTAAAAAGAAGGATAAGGGCAAAGGTAAACCAGAGCATCCCGATCTGCCAGACCTGCCCGCAGAGGTTGTAGAAGCTGAGAAGAAGGTTTCTGCCATTAACCCAAAAGACAGCCAGGCTGCTCAGGAACGCGAAAGTGTAAGGATACTCATTAATTATGGCTTTAATGAAATAGAGGAAGAGTATAGATTACATGATTATCTACTGGAGCAGCTGGAGGAGATAGACTTCATCACACCTATTTATAAAGAGATAGTAGATGAGTTTAAAAAAGAGCTGGCTGAAGGTAGAGTGCCTGATAGCCACTATTTTATCCAGAATGGCTCTTCAGAAATGAAAAGTGTGGTGGTAGACCTTATCAGTGAGCGCTATGATGTAAGCAATAACTGGAATGATAAGTATGAAATTTTCGTCCCAAAAGAAAATGACATTCTTGAAAATGTGGTGTTTACTAATGTGCTTAGATTGAAGTTTAGAGTAATTCAACAGCTCATTTTAGATAACCTTTCTAAAATGAAGGAAGCCAAAGATTTTGACGCGGAGGAACATCATTTTAAGATTCATGCTGAGCTTAAAAAATCAGAAATGGAGATAGCCAAAGTCCTTGGTATTGTGGTGACTCGATAA
- the priA gene encoding replication restart helicase PriA: MSQLEFQNNSTQGRKTFFVDVVLPVPIPKMFTYRVPHELSDKIVVGARVIVQFGQRKVLTGVIGRIHETPPEKYEAKYLLELLDEEPVIQPLQISLFQWIANYYMCTIGEVLNMALPSGLKLSSESKVQLHPHFDYYESDIDFSDKEATVIEALQNDEVLSYSEIGRLVNQKTIYSLIKSLVYKGAVLLFEEVKEKYKPKKETRIRMSQFLADNKEELESLFENLEKKPKQEAILLHYLQEIPVFNHPERNRDGIPKASFNEGDLSTSSLRTLVKNGVFEEFEVIISRFDNHDQSLKEVTLTDIQQQAKEEIMASFQEKDISLLHGITGSGKTEIYISLIQDALEGESQVLYLLPEIALTTQIVNRLRKIFGDKMGVYHSKFSDNERVEIWKGVLSGKYQFVVGVRSAVFLPFDNLGLIIIDEEHESSYKQYDPAPRYNARDLAFVIAREHHAKVLLGSATPSIESQFHAQSGKYGLIKLNTRFGSGALPDFQVADMVRQRNKKLLKGEFSTELVEAITLAMEQKEQVIVFQNRRGYSPYLMCNECGWVPKCENCAVSLTYHQYKAEMRCHYCGYKEPVPHACEACGSTNMNTMGFGTEKLEEELSLLFPDARIQRMDLDTTRRKNSYDNIISDFENGYVDILVGTQMVSKGLDFDNVNLVGIFDIDRMLHFPDFRSFERAFQLSTQVSGRAGRRDKKGKVIIQSRNIEQTILTQIVTHDYNSFYKQELAERQLHGYPPFTRLINVIVKNKDAQTAKTTAIKLGNLLKEQLGAKRVLGPEEPLISRIRNEYLMELSVKLERSKINLSKAKTVMQEMAHEVLQEKGLKSSRIIFDVDPY; the protein is encoded by the coding sequence ATGAGCCAGCTGGAGTTTCAAAATAATAGCACCCAAGGTAGAAAAACATTTTTTGTAGATGTAGTGCTACCTGTGCCCATACCAAAAATGTTCACTTACCGCGTGCCGCATGAGTTGAGCGATAAGATAGTGGTGGGCGCTCGCGTTATTGTACAGTTTGGCCAGCGTAAAGTACTTACCGGAGTCATCGGTAGGATTCATGAGACACCACCAGAAAAGTATGAGGCTAAATATTTATTAGAGCTCTTAGATGAAGAGCCTGTAATCCAGCCTTTGCAAATATCTCTTTTCCAATGGATTGCCAATTATTACATGTGCACCATAGGCGAAGTGCTGAATATGGCGTTGCCCTCAGGTCTTAAGCTCAGCAGTGAATCTAAAGTGCAACTGCACCCCCATTTTGACTACTACGAATCAGATATTGACTTTAGTGACAAGGAAGCTACAGTAATTGAAGCGCTGCAAAATGATGAAGTATTATCATACAGTGAAATAGGCCGGCTGGTCAATCAAAAGACCATTTACAGCTTAATCAAATCGTTAGTATACAAAGGTGCTGTTTTGCTTTTTGAAGAGGTCAAAGAGAAGTACAAGCCTAAAAAAGAGACCCGTATAAGGATGTCTCAGTTTTTAGCTGACAATAAGGAAGAACTGGAATCTCTTTTTGAAAACCTGGAGAAGAAGCCGAAGCAAGAAGCCATATTATTACACTATTTACAAGAAATTCCGGTCTTCAACCATCCTGAAAGAAACCGCGATGGAATACCAAAGGCCTCTTTTAATGAAGGTGATTTATCTACCTCTTCATTAAGAACATTGGTTAAAAATGGCGTTTTCGAGGAATTCGAAGTAATCATCAGCCGATTCGACAACCATGACCAATCGCTAAAAGAAGTAACACTAACCGACATCCAACAGCAAGCTAAGGAAGAAATTATGGCTTCCTTTCAGGAAAAAGACATTTCTCTGCTACATGGAATTACAGGTAGCGGTAAAACTGAAATTTATATCAGTCTGATTCAGGATGCGTTAGAGGGTGAAAGTCAGGTGTTATATTTGTTACCTGAAATTGCACTAACCACTCAAATTGTTAACCGACTAAGAAAAATATTCGGAGATAAGATGGGTGTTTATCACTCCAAATTCTCTGATAATGAACGTGTTGAGATTTGGAAAGGTGTTTTATCTGGCAAGTACCAGTTTGTGGTTGGCGTAAGATCGGCAGTATTTCTTCCTTTCGATAATCTTGGCTTGATTATTATAGACGAAGAGCATGAATCTTCCTACAAACAATATGACCCAGCTCCTCGCTACAATGCCCGTGATCTGGCCTTTGTTATCGCCCGGGAACATCACGCCAAGGTATTGCTAGGATCAGCTACTCCATCTATCGAGTCACAGTTTCATGCTCAGAGTGGAAAATATGGACTCATAAAATTAAACACCCGATTTGGTAGTGGTGCCTTACCCGATTTTCAAGTTGCTGATATGGTAAGGCAGAGAAATAAAAAGCTTTTGAAAGGTGAGTTTTCTACCGAACTGGTAGAAGCTATTACACTTGCGATGGAGCAAAAAGAGCAGGTCATCGTGTTTCAAAACCGTCGTGGCTATTCTCCTTACCTGATGTGCAATGAGTGCGGCTGGGTGCCAAAATGTGAAAACTGCGCTGTAAGTCTCACCTACCATCAGTATAAAGCGGAGATGCGCTGCCATTATTGTGGTTATAAAGAGCCTGTTCCTCATGCTTGTGAAGCCTGTGGGTCTACCAACATGAACACCATGGGATTTGGTACAGAAAAGCTGGAAGAAGAACTGTCTCTTCTGTTTCCTGATGCTCGTATTCAAAGAATGGACCTAGACACTACGCGCAGGAAGAATAGCTATGATAATATAATCTCAGACTTTGAAAATGGCTATGTAGATATATTGGTGGGCACTCAAATGGTTAGTAAAGGGCTGGACTTTGATAATGTGAATTTGGTAGGCATTTTCGACATAGACAGAATGCTTCACTTTCCTGATTTCAGATCTTTTGAAAGAGCCTTTCAGCTTTCTACTCAGGTCAGCGGCAGAGCAGGCCGAAGGGATAAAAAAGGTAAGGTAATCATCCAATCAAGAAATATAGAGCAGACTATTCTTACTCAGATAGTTACGCATGATTACAATTCATTTTATAAGCAGGAACTAGCTGAGAGACAGCTACATGGATACCCTCCTTTCACCAGACTTATTAATGTAATAGTTAAAAATAAAGATGCTCAAACAGCTAAAACTACAGCCATCAAACTCGGTAATCTATTAAAAGAACAGCTTGGTGCTAAAAGAGTACTTGGCCCCGAAGAACCCTTAATATCAAGAATAAGAAATGAGTACCTGATGGAGCTATCTGTTAAGCTGGAGCGATCGAAAATAAACCTAAGCAAAGCAAAAACAGTGATGCAGGAGATGGCTCATGAAGTGCTACAGGAAAAAGGCCTCAAATCATCGCGCATAATTTTTGATGTAGATCCGTACTAA
- a CDS encoding DUF6048 family protein — MILRLLFIFSILSCSAISAQAQSDSTKTSSIDSVAVLNDTIPASEKVISDSTMVKKTTPTDTVVVNQTAISDSTVTDSLAVKPKVNIKTAFQIFIDYGKFLTIPTDFETKYEAGVAFQMKNKLVLVAHAGQAELHPGSAIENGEYTVKGQYFKGGINYLIPLDNTNTFYIGGRYAMSTYDENGSYEISSPLWPNITRSFERKDLSATWAEVVFGTEKKLKNPHWLIGGTFALRILIDHDTVEGDSDPVETFAIPGYGRAFDSTEPAINVYIKWQL, encoded by the coding sequence ATGATTTTAAGGCTATTATTTATTTTTAGTATTCTTAGCTGCTCAGCGATAAGTGCACAAGCTCAATCTGACAGCACCAAGACCTCGAGCATTGATTCTGTGGCTGTTTTGAATGATACCATTCCTGCAAGTGAAAAGGTCATATCAGATTCTACCATGGTCAAAAAGACTACACCGACTGATACGGTAGTTGTCAATCAAACGGCCATTTCTGATTCTACCGTTACAGATTCTCTTGCAGTAAAACCTAAGGTAAACATCAAAACGGCCTTTCAAATATTCATTGACTATGGTAAATTCCTAACTATACCTACTGATTTTGAAACCAAGTATGAAGCTGGAGTAGCCTTTCAAATGAAAAACAAACTGGTACTGGTAGCTCATGCAGGCCAGGCTGAATTACATCCAGGTAGTGCCATAGAAAATGGGGAATACACAGTGAAAGGACAGTATTTCAAAGGTGGAATTAACTATCTCATCCCCTTAGACAACACTAATACGTTCTATATCGGCGGAAGATATGCCATGTCCACTTATGACGAAAATGGTAGCTATGAAATTAGCAGTCCCTTATGGCCAAATATCACTCGATCATTTGAACGCAAAGATTTATCTGCTACCTGGGCCGAAGTAGTTTTCGGAACGGAAAAGAAACTAAAAAACCCTCACTGGCTCATTGGCGGTACATTCGCTTTAAGAATTTTAATTGACCATGACACAGTAGAAGGTGATTCAGACCCAGTAGAAACTTTTGCAATCCCAGGCTATGGTAGAGCATTCGATAGTACGGAACCGGCTATCAATGTTTATATCAAGTGGCAATTGTAA
- a CDS encoding NifU family protein — METANSLSMDEIKEKIDLALDNIRPYLKTDGGNVKVLEVSEDLVVKLELLGACGSCPMSTMTLRAGVEEAIRKAVPEVKSVEAVNITHPDDPNAKLPGNMI; from the coding sequence ATGGAAACTGCTAACTCACTTTCAATGGATGAGATTAAAGAGAAAATAGATTTAGCTCTGGATAACATAAGACCTTATTTAAAGACTGACGGCGGAAACGTTAAAGTATTAGAGGTTAGTGAAGACCTGGTAGTAAAGCTAGAGCTATTAGGAGCTTGCGGCTCTTGCCCTATGTCTACCATGACATTAAGAGCTGGTGTGGAAGAAGCCATAAGAAAGGCTGTGCCTGAAGTAAAATCTGTAGAGGCGGTGAACATCACACACCCTGATGACCCCAACGCAAAAT